The nucleotide sequence ATCTTGTCGGCCGGGCTAAATCGCAAGGCCGCCACAGCAGAATGCAAAAAGCCACCCCGCGGGGTGGCTTTGTCTGGTCAGACAGGCAAAATCAGCCGCGCAGGCGGCGCAGCACTTCTTCCTTGCCGATCACGGCCAGGACCGCGTCTACCGACGGGGTCTGGGTGGTGCCGCACACCAGCACGCGCAGCGGCATGCCCAGCTGGCCCATCTTGATGCCTTCTTCGGCGCAGAAGGGCTTGAACAGCTCATGGATGCTTTCTGCGGTCCAGCTGTCCAGTGCGGCCAGCTTGTCGGCAAAGCGGCCCATGCGGGCGACGGCGTCGCCAGCCAGGTGCTTTTCCACGTCGGCAGCGGCGGCTTCACGTTTCTTGTAGAAGTAATCCACTTCCACCGCCAGCGCGTTCAGGTCTTGCACACGCTCCTTGACCAGGGCAATCACGTCTTCGATGGCCGGACCGGTGCTGGCATCCACTCCGGCAGTCGCCAGACGCGGCGCAATCAGCGCAGCCAGGCGGCTGTTGTCGGCGGCCTTGATGTGCTGGGCGTTCAGCCACAGGAATTTTTCCTGGTTGAAACGGCTGGCCGAGGCGCTGACCGCTTCCAGGCTGAACCATTCGACAAACTGCTTCATGTCGAAGAATTCGTCATCTCCATGGCCCCAGCCCAGACGGGCCAGATAGTTGAGCAGCGCTTCCGGCAGAATGCCCTTGTCGGCGTAGTCCACCACGCTCACCGCATCGCGGCGCTTGGACATTTTCTGGCCGTCTTCATTCAGGATCATCGGCAGGTGGCCGTACACCGGCAACGGTGCGTTCAGCGCCTGCAGGATGTTGATCTGGCGCGGGGTATTGTTGACATGGTCGTCACCGCGAATCACATGGGTGATCTGCATGTCCCAGTCGTCCACCACCACGCAGAAGTTGTAGGTGGGGCTGCCGTCCGGGCGGGCGATGATCAGGTCGTCCAGCTCGGTGTTGGAGAATTCGATACGGCCCTTGACCGCGTCGTCCCAGGCCACCGTGCCGTCCAGCGGGGTGCGGAAGCGGATCACCGGCTCCACGTTGGCCGGAATGGCCGGCAGGGTCTTGCCCTCTTCCGGACGCCAGCGGCGGTCGTAGCGCGGCTTTTCGCCATTGGCTTCCTGCTCGGCACGCATGGCTTCCAGCTCGTCCTTGCTGCAGTAGCAGCGATAGGCATGGCCGGACTCCAGCAGTTGCTGGATCACTTCCTTGTAGCGGTCGAAACGCTGGGTCTGATAGAAGGGGCCTTCGTCATAATCCAGACCTACCCAGTGCATGCCGTCCATGATGGCCTTGACCGACTCCGGCGTGGAGCGCTCAAGGTCGGTGTCTTCGATACGCAGCACGAAAACGCCATTGTTCTTGCGGGCATAGGCCCAGGAAAAGAGAGCGGTGCGCACGCCACCGATATGCAGATAGCCGGTGGGGCTGGGGGCAAAACGGGTACGGATCATGATGGGATGGGTCCAGCCGGATGAAGAAAGGCGCTATTGTACGCCGCCAACAAAACAGCCCGCAAATGCGGGCCTGGTACGCCTCATCCACCAGCAGAATTATCTTGGCTCAAATCAGCCCGCCAACGGCTGGCAGCACATCAGCCGGCAACATCTGCGCCAGCAGCCAGAACGCCGTGCCGGCCAGCATGGCCGCCATGCCGCAGTTGAAGGCACGCAGCCGGCGCGGCGAGGCCAGCCAGCGGCGGATGGCCACGCCACTGCCCGCCCACAGGGCAATGCAGGGCAGGCCAACCACAAAGGTAATGGCGGCAAACAGCAGGCCGGCAGTCAGCGGCGGCATGTGCTGCGGCAGGAACACCACGGCAATATTGAAGCCCATCAGCCACACCTTGGGGTTAAGCCAGTTGAACAGCAGGCCGCCGACAAAGCCCATGGGCTGGCCTTGATCGGCCTGCTCACCGGCAGCACCGGCGCGGGCCATGCCCCAGGACAGCCACAGCAGATAGCTGCAGCCGGCCAGCGCCAGATACAGCTGCACGCTGCTGATCAGCCCCACCAGATTACCCAGAAACACCGTCAGCACCCCCACCTGCACCGCCAGCCCCAGCGCCATGCCCATCATCGCCGGCATGGTGCGGCTAAAGCCGTAATTGACGCCGGACGAGGCCAGCACCAGATTATTGGGACCGGGGGTGATGGACATCACCAACAGATAGGTGACCAGTGCAACAAGATTCATGACAACTCCAGGGTAGGGCTGAGGCGGCAGCACCTGCAGCGACCGGCTTGTGGCCAGCCGGACAGACGCGGCAGCACTATCGGTTTTTGATGTGCTCATGGTACGCAAAGGGGCTGGACAATAACAGATTCAGAAAAATACAATTGAGACCGTAACAGTTGGCAATATACAAAACTGTTATGGTCTGATCCAGGCGAAATTGTGCCGGGCGGGCCATCCAACTGCCTGCAGGAGACGTGCAATGAGCCAGGAGCCGCTGTATCAACAGCTGGTCAACGAGTGGATCACCCTGATCCAGAACGGTGTGGTGCGTGCTGGCGAACGCCTGCCCTCGGTGCGCAAGGCCTGCACCATGCACAAGGTCAGCCCCTCCACCATCCTGCTGACTTATCGCACGCTGGAAGACCGTGGTTTTATCGAGGCCCGGCCGCAATCCGGCTTCTATGTAAAAGCCGCCGCCAGCCTGCCGCTGCCGCGCATGCGGCGCCAGAGCGAAGCCGCACCCACCGGCGAGGTGGTGGACCATATCGAAACGGTGATGCGGGTGCAGACCGCCGCCGATTTCATCGACCTGTCGCTGGCCAGCCCGCGCGGCAGCGATTTCTACCCCACCACCCGTTTCAAGCACATCATGGGCCGGCTGCTGCGCCAGCATCCCGAGCTGACCACCGACTACCCCTTCCCGCCCGGTTCCGAGCGACTACGCCGGCAGATTGCCCAGCGCGCCGTCAGCTGGGGCTGTGTGCTGGCCATGGACGATATCGTCATCACCAATGGCTGCTCCGAAGCACTGCAGCTGGCCTTGCGTGCCGTATGCAAGCCGGGTGACACGGTAGGGCTGGAATCGCCGACTTATTTCTACCTGCTGCCGCTGCTGAAAAGCCTGGGCTTGTCGGTGATCGAAATCCCCACCCACCCCAATAGCGGGCTGTCGCTGGATGCGCTGGAACTGCTGCTGTCGGAAAAACGGCTGCAAGCCATCGTGGCCATGCCCACGGTGCACAATCCGCTGGGCAGCACCATGCCGCCCGAGGCCAAGCGCAGGCTGGCACAGCTGGTCAACGACTACCGCATCCCGCTGATTGAGGACGCCCCGCATGCCGACCTGCACTACGGCGTGCAAACGCCGGATGCGGTCAAGGCCTTCGACCGCGATGGCTGGGTGCTGCTGTGCTCCAGCTACAGCAAGACGTTGGCGCCGGGATTCCGTATAGGCTGGATTGCCGCCGGCCGCTTTGCCCGCGAAGTATTGCAACTGAAGTGTGCCAGCTCGCTGGGCCAACCCCGGCTGCTGGAGGAAACCCTGGCCGAGTATCTGGAAAGCGGCGGCTACGACCACCACCTGCGGCTGATCCGCCGCCATTTCATGAGCCAGATGGAGCGGCTGCGCGGCACGGTGGCCAGCCGTTTTCCGCAGGGCACCCGTGCCACCCTGCCCTCTGGCGGCTGCCTGCTGTGGGTGGAGCTGCCTTCCGGCGTGGACACGCTGGAGCTGTTTCACGCCGCCCTGGCCGAGCGCATCACCGTGGTACCGGGGGTGATGTACTCGGCGCGTGGCCGTTATCGCAACTGCCTGCGACTGTCCTGCTGTTACCCCTGGAACGAGGCCTACGAGCGGGCGCTGGTGCGGGTGGGCGAGCTGGCCTCGGGCATGGGTGACTCAGGTCTTGCCGGGCTGACCGACTGACAGCGGCAAGCTCGCCGGCATGGCCACGGCAGGCTCAGTCAGAGCCACCGTGCTGGCCGGCAAGGGCAGCAGGATATCCAGATGATGAATTCCGCCTTCCGGATTGTGATGCACCACCACCACCTTGCCGGCCTGGCCTGCGCGCAGCAGCTGTGGTGCCAGCCCCAGATCGGCCGCCATCTCTTCCAGCGTGACATTGTCGATTTCGCCGCGCTGCTCCTCACCGGAAAAACGCCAGTAGTTGATGCGCGACCACAGCAGCAGCCCGCCACCAAACAGGCAGACCAGCAAGGCATAGCGCCCCAGCACCGCCAGGTGATCGGGCAGTTGGTCGATCCGTACCGTCACCGGCAGCAGCTGTTCGCCCCAGATCAGCAGGCAGGCAAAGGCCAGCGCCGGCAGCCACAGATACACCCACAACAGCCACCACAGCACGGTCAGCAAGCGTGACACCAGCCGCTGCAGCCAGCTCATATTGTGGGCGGCACGGATGATCAGGACATCAGCCAGTTTTTTCATGCGCGTACTCCCCGGTCCGGACTGACCCAGCGCGCCCGCTTGCCCTTGCGCCGCAGCACGCCCTGTGGAAAGGCCACCACGGTGGTGCCGATATTCAGCAGCCAGTAGGCCAGCGGATACCAGATCATCCAGAAATAGTTCTTGCCCAGATCAACGTCATACTGACTGTCCATCAGCTTGCTGGTGGCAAACTGCAGCATGCAGGTCACGCCCAGTACCACGCCGT is from Aquitalea aquatilis and encodes:
- the pgaD gene encoding poly-beta-1,6-N-acetyl-D-glucosamine biosynthesis protein PgaD; translation: MKKLADVLIIRAAHNMSWLQRLVSRLLTVLWWLLWVYLWLPALAFACLLIWGEQLLPVTVRIDQLPDHLAVLGRYALLVCLFGGGLLLWSRINYWRFSGEEQRGEIDNVTLEEMAADLGLAPQLLRAGQAGKVVVVHHNPEGGIHHLDILLPLPASTVALTEPAVAMPASLPLSVGQPGKT
- a CDS encoding PLP-dependent aminotransferase family protein codes for the protein MSQEPLYQQLVNEWITLIQNGVVRAGERLPSVRKACTMHKVSPSTILLTYRTLEDRGFIEARPQSGFYVKAAASLPLPRMRRQSEAAPTGEVVDHIETVMRVQTAADFIDLSLASPRGSDFYPTTRFKHIMGRLLRQHPELTTDYPFPPGSERLRRQIAQRAVSWGCVLAMDDIVITNGCSEALQLALRAVCKPGDTVGLESPTYFYLLPLLKSLGLSVIEIPTHPNSGLSLDALELLLSEKRLQAIVAMPTVHNPLGSTMPPEAKRRLAQLVNDYRIPLIEDAPHADLHYGVQTPDAVKAFDRDGWVLLCSSYSKTLAPGFRIGWIAAGRFAREVLQLKCASSLGQPRLLEETLAEYLESGGYDHHLRLIRRHFMSQMERLRGTVASRFPQGTRATLPSGGCLLWVELPSGVDTLELFHAALAERITVVPGVMYSARGRYRNCLRLSCCYPWNEAYERALVRVGELASGMGDSGLAGLTD
- a CDS encoding LysE family translocator; this translates as MNLVALVTYLLVMSITPGPNNLVLASSGVNYGFSRTMPAMMGMALGLAVQVGVLTVFLGNLVGLISSVQLYLALAGCSYLLWLSWGMARAGAAGEQADQGQPMGFVGGLLFNWLNPKVWLMGFNIAVVFLPQHMPPLTAGLLFAAITFVVGLPCIALWAGSGVAIRRWLASPRRLRAFNCGMAAMLAGTAFWLLAQMLPADVLPAVGGLI
- the gltX gene encoding glutamate--tRNA ligase yields the protein MIRTRFAPSPTGYLHIGGVRTALFSWAYARKNNGVFVLRIEDTDLERSTPESVKAIMDGMHWVGLDYDEGPFYQTQRFDRYKEVIQQLLESGHAYRCYCSKDELEAMRAEQEANGEKPRYDRRWRPEEGKTLPAIPANVEPVIRFRTPLDGTVAWDDAVKGRIEFSNTELDDLIIARPDGSPTYNFCVVVDDWDMQITHVIRGDDHVNNTPRQINILQALNAPLPVYGHLPMILNEDGQKMSKRRDAVSVVDYADKGILPEALLNYLARLGWGHGDDEFFDMKQFVEWFSLEAVSASASRFNQEKFLWLNAQHIKAADNSRLAALIAPRLATAGVDASTGPAIEDVIALVKERVQDLNALAVEVDYFYKKREAAAADVEKHLAGDAVARMGRFADKLAALDSWTAESIHELFKPFCAEEGIKMGQLGMPLRVLVCGTTQTPSVDAVLAVIGKEEVLRRLRG